The Malus domestica chromosome 08, GDT2T_hap1 genomic interval taggaactctatatgttactaagtcactcatgtatcttaccatgcaatgtataaagtgtaaaatattgtataattcattatatataaatgattatggtgtgtttaaacttctttcattaattactacatattttctacacttacaaTATTTgctagctcgctatataatcaacttaaatcagttaaatccatcatgcaatgcatttccttccaattttttgtgataaactaatagataattgactaaataaacatcctgcaaagtttccataaaaatttccaagtttttcttacaatttccgtggtttttattcaatttttatcgatatcgataatatcccgatatttctatcgaaattttcttgtttttgaactaccgatattttcgatatcatcgatattttagaccatggttCTGAATGAAATGGGACTCGACTCCTTTCGGGCTTTGTTctgaatgaagcttctactattctaaataaaaaggaaaacatgTCTATTGTACGAAGAACATGtctcacaaaaataaaataaaagtaacCAACATGTAATTAAAGCGATACTCCTCTTCAGGGCTTTCAAGTACTAGTTGATTAGAAATATAAATTGTCAcaagattttttacaatttttttttttttaacaaacaatagtaTTAATGAGTTAAACTGTTAGTTGTTATGGGAGAGGGGATCGGTAGGAATCAAACTTGTACCAAGGTGGATAAAGATAATTGTTTTCCGCCACTGTGGTAAAACTTCATTTGCTATTTTCTTTGCACTTTGAGAATGATGATTTGGGTGTATAAACAATACGCACTGGAATATACCAAAGAATAATCTTACTAAATGCACTCGAATTGAGAGTGTTTCTGTATAAAGGTAATCGGAAAAAACATTTCCAACCAAACATGAAAGGGTTGCTCAGAGCAATATATTATCACAAGCCAGTAAAATTCCACACAACTAAATAATCTTATTTATAAGACGTCTGAAAAAACGTGGCTTCAAACTGCAGGGCACAGGGATAAGATCCCTTGCATTCAGATACTTGCTACAAGTTTGAGTTTCACTTATTCTAACAGCTCATTCGAATTATCTTCTCAACTTCTCCTTCATCCTGTCAACGGCAGCCCTAAGAGTTCCTTCGTCTTTGCAGAACGTAAACCTTACTAGATTCTTTCCATCTTCCGGGTTTAAGTAAAATACGCTGGTGGGGATTGCCACCACTCCAACTTCCTTAATCAGATACTCGCAAAATGCAACATCATTTTCCAGTCCAAAAGGTGTGTGATCAACAACCACAAAGTAGGTACCACTTGATGGATACACTTTGAAGCCGACAGATTTCAATCCCTCTACCAAAATCGCCTTCTTTGCCTGGTAATCTCTTTTCAGCTCCACAGAGTAGGAGTCGGGAGCTCTGAGAGCGATTGCAGCTGCCCATTGCATTGGAGTGGAGGTCGCAAATGTGAGATAAGAGTGTGCCTGCCGAACTCCCCATGTCAGGTGTGGTGGAGCTATAGCCCAACCGATCTTCCACCCAGTCAATGAGAATGTTTTCCCCAACGAATTCATGGTTACTGTACGCTCATACATTCCAGGAAGAGAGGCCGGTGAAATGTGATCCATTTCAAAAGCCAACTTATCATAAACTTCATCACTGAATACCAACACATCATTTTCGATGCAGAGTGATGCAATCACATCGAGTTCCTCTCGAGTGAACATTTTTCCAGTAGGGTTATGTGGACTATTTAGAAGAATTGCACGAGTATTCTTTGAGATTGTGGACCTGAGCTCATCAATGGGAACAGCAAAATCCGGAGGGCGTAATGTGATACCTTTTACTTTAGCACCAGCCATGGATAGAGTAGCTTCATATGAATCATAGAAAGGAGCAAAGAGGATAACCTCGTCACCAGGATTTATCAACCCCAGCATAGTTGCCGCAATTGCCTCTGTGCACCCAGAGGTGACAGTTATTTCTTTCTCAGGATCCACAACAAATCCAGTATCCTTCTTGAATCGCTCAGCAATGGCATTGTTAAGGTCTGGAACCCCATATCCGCGAGCATATTGATTCTTCCCATCTATAACAGCCTGAATTGCTGCTTCCTTTACAAACTCTGGACCATCAAAGTTGGGGAAGCCTTGCCCAAGGTTTATTGCTCCATGTTTAATTGCAAGATTACTCATTTGCGTAAAGATTGTCGTCTTGAACTTTTCCAAGCGCTTTGCcacctgacacaaaaaaaaatgcacATACATGAGGAAGATTTCAACTCTGCAACTGCAGATCAATTCAGGGAATAAGCTTTTACACATATAGCTCAATCATAGACGGTATCTTATGCACAAACCACATAAAAAATTCACATGTTATAAGTCATGACCACCGCCTATATTTCATCTCAATTAGATATCACTATCCCATGACATTGTCGTCTATGACCCCCAAGTCAAATAATTTGGCACAAGAAGCATGCCTAAAGCTTTTGGAAGCAAGCATGCAGTGATATAGAGATAGAAAAAGTAGGACTGAATAAGTTGTATGATGCAAGGTTTAAGTCTTTATACATGAAACCGAGGTACAGAAGGCTGGAATTGAAAACGAAGAAGGGATaccaataagaagaaacaaaagaagataaaaatacgAAGTTACAAATTAACAAATTAGGAGGCAAAAAACTTCAACCTTTAATATCAGAGCAGCTGTATTAGAATATAGCTGGGAAATCCAGAATTAACTGCCCCATAACTGTAATTAGGGGTCACTAGTAGtcattttgtaattttcatcataacttattgttttgttttactaTCACCACCACTGTTTTCACTTGGTTTTCTTACTCAATACATATTTGACCTTACAGTTGcaaaaaaatgagaaagaacaagattaaggccggcaatgctttGTGGCACGGAATGTTGCGCGTGCAAGCATCAACACATGTAGAAAATGAGCAtagcggagatgagaatgcttcattGGATATGTGCGCACCAGAGAAAGGACATGATTAAGAATGAATgagaggtaaagtaggagtggccacaattgaagataagaggagagaaaataaGTTATGGTGGTTTTGACATGTGAAATGAAGATCTACAGATGTTCCGGTTACAAATTCAATTGTGAGATAGACGTTCAGGGCaaaaggagtagaggaagacctacgAAGACTTGGgaaagagactttaagaaaagatatGGAGTACTTTGAACTAACGGAATACTTGGTGCAAAGCCGAGCACAGTGACGTCTAGAATTCATACAGCCAACCCCACTCAGTGgggtaaagttttgttgttgttgttgttgttgtatttgacCTTATAGTTGGCAGAACAGGCAACTCCTTCACTTGATGTTAAAATATGAATCTTTGGACTTTGTGGCACTAAATTTAGACATCTAATAACCCCATTATCCAATGATAAACCTATATTTAATTATACAAGTGCATTATCTAATTAAATTGTTAATTACATTATGTTCTTGCTTCAGCAGGATTTAAGTTGCGTAACATGATGGATTGCAgtcaattttttacaatttgcaGTACATCGGCTAAAGCTTCACAATCATTCTACAAGTTAAAAGTAAATTGTAAACAAAGATTCTAACCTTACCTGAATAATTAATCCTGCTGCGGATCATAAGAAAATCAAAGAGCCCCAAAATCCAAATAacaaaaatgaagtttttttaccatttttaaGTTAGcaagtaacaaaaaaaaaaaggtcgtacgagtgcacaaggctcccgctttacgcatggtctgagaggtgaatgtcggctagccttaccctcatttatgaagaggctgctcccaGGTCTCGAatccgagacctaccgctcatgggcccAAAATTCCAATTCGATTCAAAccacaaactaaaacaaatcTCCATGAAATAGGAGCAATGACAAGTGCGCAATACCTGTAAAGGCTGCTGGGTCTTCTGGGTCGACTCGGTTTGACCTGAAA includes:
- the LOC103450660 gene encoding uncharacterized protein: MQNKFTWPSHEMRLGPSTFLNFSKHFCADFNFIRTGRPSSAPCPSFSAAMSAVPTQNDVVSGQTESTQKTQQPLQVAKRLEKFKTTIFTQMSNLAIKHGAINLGQGFPNFDGPEFVKEAAIQAVIDGKNQYARGYGVPDLNNAIAERFKKDTGFVVDPEKEITVTSGCTEAIAATMLGLINPGDEVILFAPFYDSYEATLSMAGAKVKGITLRPPDFAVPIDELRSTISKNTRAILLNSPHNPTGKMFTREELDVIASLCIENDVLVFSDEVYDKLAFEMDHISPASLPGMYERTVTMNSLGKTFSLTGWKIGWAIAPPHLTWGVRQAHSYLTFATSTPMQWAAAIALRAPDSYSVELKRDYQAKKAILVEGLKSVGFKVYPSSGTYFVVVDHTPFGLENDVAFCEYLIKEVGVVAIPTSVFYLNPEDGKNLVRFTFCKDEGTLRAAVDRMKEKLRR